One stretch of Clupea harengus chromosome 2, Ch_v2.0.2, whole genome shotgun sequence DNA includes these proteins:
- the LOC116223561 gene encoding immunoglobulin kappa light chain-like, whose amino-acid sequence MKTHPSAMTFISMVIWTLVLFFQESRGQFTATQTPATSAVRPGESVTLKCKTSTGIGHSSHGWCPACLSWYLQTPGEAPKLLVHSINTRHSGTPGRFSGGGSKQGSDFTLTISGVQAEDAGDYYCMGLIYSGTNRFASLWYTFGTGSKLDVGVPTPPVLTVLPPSREEVSAGRSATLVCVARGGYPSDWRLSWRLDGGVEGGEASAGLLGEDGLYSWSSSLTLSASRWPQISSAHCEASHSSQRSVTRILSREQCSD is encoded by the exons ATGAAGACTCATCCCTCAGCCATGACCTTCATCTCCATGGTGATCTGGACTCTTGTGCTGTTCTTCCAAG AGTCCAGGGGTCAGTTCACTGCGACTCAGACTCCAGCTACATCAGCTGTTCGTCCAGGAGAATCCGTCACTCTGAAGTGTAAAACCAGCACTGGAATTGGACACAGTAGCCATGGTTGGtgtcctgcctgtctgtcctgGTACCTGCAGACACCTGGAGAAGCTCCTAAACTCCTTGTGCATTCTATCAACACTCGTCACTCAGGCACTCCTGGTAGATTCAGTGGAGGTGGATCAAAACAAGGCTCTGACTTCACTCTGACCATCAGTGGAGTCCAGGCTGAAGATGCTGGAGATTACTACTGCATGGGTCTCATATACAGTGGAACTAACCGC TTTGCATCACTGTGGTACACATTTGGAACCGGCTCTAAACTTGATGTTGGAG tGCCCACCCCTCCCGTGCTGACGGTGTTGCCCCCCTCCCGTGAGGAGGTGTCGGCGGGGCGCAGTGctacgctggtgtgtgtggccaggGGGGGCTACCCCTCAGActggaggctgagctggaggctgGATGGGGGGGTTGAGGGCGGGGAGGCCAGCGCTGGGCTCCTGGGGGAGGACGGCCTgtacagctggagcagcagccTGACTCTCAGCGCCTCCCGCTGGCCCCAGATCAGCTCAGCACACTGTGAGGCCAGCCACAGCTCCCAGAGGAGCGTCACACGCATCCTGAGCAGAGAGCAGTGCTCAGACTAG
- the LOC116223554 gene encoding immunoglobulin kappa light chain-like: MKTHPSAMTFISMVIWTLVLFFQESRGQFTATQTPPTSAVRPGESVTLKCKTSTGIGHSGRGWCGNCLSWYLQTPGEAPKLLVYYINTRHSGTPDRFSGGGSYYGSDFTLTISGVQTEDAGVYYCMGVMYSGTSLVLTFGSGSRLEVGMPTPPVLTVLPPSREEVSAGRSATLVCVARGGYPSDWRLSWRLDGGVEGGEASAGLLGEDGLYSWSSSLTLSASRWPQISSAHCEASHSSQRSVTRILSREQCSD, from the exons ATGAAGACTCATCCCTCAGCCATGACCTTCATCTCCATGGTGATCTGGACTCTTGTGCTGTTCTTCCAAG AGTCCAGGGGTCAGTTCACTGCGACTCAGACTCCACCTACATCAGCTGTTCGTCCAGGAGAATCCGTCACTCTGAAGTGTAAAACCAGCACTGGAATTGGACACAGTGGCCGTGGTTGGTGTGGAAACTGTCTGTCCTGGTACCTGCAGACACCTGGAGAAGCTCCTAAACTCCTTGTGTATTATATCAACACTCGTCACTCAGGCACTCCTGATAGATTCAGTGGAGGTGGATCATACTATGGGTCTGACTTCACTCTGACCATCAGTGGAGTCCAGACTGAAGATGCTGGAGTTTACTACTGCATGGGTGTCATGTACAGTGGAACTAGCCTCGT GTTGACTTTCGGCAGCGGCAGCAGACTGGAAGTTGGAA tGCCCACCCCTCCCGTGCTGACGGTGTTGCCCCCCTCCCGTGAGGAGGTGTCGGCGGGGCGCAGTGctacgctggtgtgtgtggccaggGGGGGCTACCCCTCAGActggaggctgagctggaggctgGATGGGGGGGTTGAGGGCGGGGAGGCCAGCGCTGGGCTCCTGGGGGAGGACGGCCTgtacagctggagcagcagccTGACTCTCAGCGCCTCCCGCTGGCCCCAGATCAGCTCAGCACACTGTGAGGCCAGCCACAGCTCCCAGAGGAGCGTCACACGCATCCTGAGCAGAGAGCAGTGCTCAGACTAG